In Oryza sativa Japonica Group chromosome 8, ASM3414082v1, the sequence CCGCTGCTTCTTcctctctgttttttcttttcttttctttttctatattGGTTTAGACCTTGCATATAAAGAAATGGATTGGTGTTTGTGTGGAACGCCAATGCAGTGGCGGCGCTGAACGCGATCCTGGGGAGATGGGGAACGAATCCGCCCAAGACTTGGAacatcaccggcggcgacccCTGCACCGGCACCGCCGTCGACGACACCAACATCGACGACAGCCCCGTCGTCAACCCCGGCATCAAGTGCGACTGCTCCTTCAACAACCGCACCGTCTGCCACATCACCAAGCTGTACGTGCACGCCTTTGACTGAACCTCTTGCTTCGACCGCAGGCcaggtgttcgacggaatgcctCAGAGGACAGAGGAAATTCTAGAGAGAGGCCATGGGGTCCTccgatttttatttttatttttggtctGGTAGTTGCAAGAAGCATATAATTGCTCTTGGGATCAATTCACAAATCACGATGAATAGGATTTGGATACTTGCGAACACACAATCTTTTTAGTGCATTGTGTTTTTAGTTACTGTCGTCATGCAAGGGAGTTTTCTGACGTGATGTTTATGCAGGAGGGTGTACGCGTTGAATGTTGTCGGTACGATACCTGCGGAGCTGGAGAGTCTCAGATATCTGGCTAACTTGTATGGTTTCAAATTCTTATgccttagaatttttttttatgatgatTGATGGAGCACTTTCTGTTGCACTGTCAAATAGTTGAACAGTATTTTTGCAGTAAATATTGATCCAATCCCATGTTTTGACTAATCAATTTTCAGTTAGCAGGAAAAAACTGGATTAATAGTAATCATACCTCGTGTGTTTGGCTAATTTGTTTGATGATTCTTGTGTTGTTTCAGGAACCTGCAGCAAAATTACTTGACTGGCCCTGTGCCATCATTCATTGGGAAGCTTACTTTCATGCAATACCTGTAAGAGTTTGATTTCAAGTTATATATTCTTCTACATCAGTCTGTTGGAGCTTTCTCTTAGACATCTTCTCTCCTTGTTATTTTTTCGTTTATGAAAAAAGGACCTTATCAATCAATTCGCTATCTGGGCCCCTTCCAAAGGAAATTGGGAATCTCACGGATCTTCGATCATTGTAAGAGATCTTCTTGCATGTCTTCTCATTCTCAACAATTGATTAGTGTCTGAAGtaaattaattgcatatatTCTCAAGGAGAAGTTCTAAAAAAACATTACTCATATGCAAGTCTTGTCGGTGCAATTTACCTTTTCCAAATGGTGTTCATAACCTTAATCCAAATGAAATCCTAAAAAGGTGAATATTATGGATCATCAGGAAAAGTTAATCCACTTTTCTGCTATTTTTAGTGCAGATAAACAAGTTATATCAATTCTAAACTATTTCCTTTTGTTTCAGAGGCATTGGCTCAAACAATTTTACTGGTGAACTTCCTGAAGAACTGGGCAACTTGACCAAACTCGAACAATTGTAAGATCCCCCGCCCAccctccccccccctccccccccccttaACCGCCAAATGCTACtctaaataactaaaattgtgACCAGTAATATCTGTATTGTTAAACATGATAATTACTATAATGTTTTGATAACAGGTACATTGATAGTTCTGGCTTCAGTGGTCCATTCCCTTCAACATTATCAAAACTTAAGAATCTGGAGAAGCTGTATGGTCAACAACAGAGCCATAGTAGTTATATTTGTTGTGCTTCATATGCTCAAATTGTATTTATGTTGTTGTTCTTGCAGGTGGGCATCAGATAATGATTTCACAGGGAAAATACCTGATTATTTAGGGACCTTGACAAAGTTGGTGGAACTGTAAGATTTATTGTTAACTTATCAGTTTAATTTATGTTATTTATCCTATACAGGATACAAATAGATCGATTGTGCAACATATCTGCTctgcatatattattttcatTTGAATTAGGAGAAATATTCATCAACACAGGCATCTGCATGGgcaatatgttttatttttggTGGATcagatatttatttatttttctgtaGACTCTTTGTGTTTTTTGCATATTTGATCAGTATCTAACAAAAAATAGATTCTAACCATCCATGCCAAGCAGTTCATACATGTAGGCTTTCTTCAAATAGCTTTTGTGACTAACTCAAACTCCATCTCAATGTATGTGTGCATGGTGTTTTGAATATTTTCTTAGTTACTTATATTGGGGACTCAAGACACTTGTATAAATTTTAATAGAACTCAAACATATTTGTTAGGGTATCTGTGCAATACACCAATTAAGATATTGATCCTCTTCCTATCTAAAGGATATGCTGGTTAAATAGATTGGATTGTTAgggtttttctccttttcttgatTATTTTGCGAAATTTTGATTAATATAGGAATTTCTGCCCTTTTAGCTATCTACGAGTAACGTGGGGGTTTCTAAAAAAGGGTCCTGGAGTATAGTGTAAAGAAAGCCAAAGTTTCACTTTCCAGTTCTTGCTATCTTTTGCTTGAACTCTGAAATTTGTCATTCCAAGCTCTTTGAAATGCAGAGCATACTTCTTATGTTAATTTATTTAGCATATTCCTACCTTTTCTTAAAGTGTAAACTTGTAGGAGGTTCCAAGGAAATTCTTTTCAAGGCCCGATTCCAGCAAGTTTGTCTAATTTGTCCAACTTGACAAGCTTGTAAGTACTTCTTTCTTAGGTGACATTTTCCCCCTGATGGTTGGCAAGGCCAAGCTTGTCATGATAATTTGTGTTCTAAATACACATATGCAGACGAATTGGTGATATTGTAAACGGGAGCTCTTCGCTGGCCTTTATCAGTAACCTGACGTCTTTGAATATCCTGTATGTGACATGTTTTAAAGTTTTATTAAACATCTTACAGTTTTATACATTGAAAACTTGTTTCTAAGTTTGGATCTTTTGTTCTTTCAGAATATTGAGGAACTGCAAGATATCCGATAATCTCAGAACAGTAAATTTCTCTAAGCTTGGAAGATTAACCTTGTTGTAAGTTTTTCTTGACATAGTACCACGTTCTATTGCTATTGGTTATTATTTCTCGTAGTTTTATGTGTGTTTACTTAAGTAATATTGCTAAACGTATGCCATAGGGACTTGAGCTTTAATAATATCACAGGCGAAGTTCCTCAGTCCATCCTTAATCTGAACAACCTTGGATACTTGTAAGGAATTCTTTCTGAAGATTATTGCTGTTATAGAAACGCCTGTTAAGCTGACATCCATGTTTTGTCGTCTTGAATGGTGACTCAATTCAGGTTTCTCGGGAACAATAGCCTTACAGGAAGCCTGCCAGATGCGAAGAGCTCCTCCCTAACCAATTTGTATGGCTGCCAATTCAACATATATAGTATTATAGCCAAAATAGATTTCAGCATTGCAATGATATATTCATTTCATATGTTAGTAATCTTGGATTTTTGCAGAGATTTTTCATACAATCAACTCACGGGAAGCTTTCCTTCATGGGTTACCAATAACAATTTGCAATTGTAAGTTAAAATTTCTGatgaaaaatggaaataaagaCAGACTATGTTGTATGAAGTTTGTTGCCTGACAAGTTACACGCGTTGTTTGTACAAGGAATTTGGTGgcaaataaatttaatattcGTGAGAACAACAATAGGTACTTGTGTCATTTATCTACAAGCCTATGTTTTTTACAAAACCtttttgaccattattttttaatgttttattCCATTACACACAGTATTCTACCTTCAGGACTAAACTGTTTACAACAAGACACTCCATGTTTGCTAGGTTCTCCAGAATGTATGTTATTTAAAACTTAATCATTTGTAGCAGTTGAAAGGATTCGGGAATTTCAGTAATGGCCATAATTTTGTACATCTTAACTGCAGACTATTCTTTTGCGGTAGACTGTGGCAGTAATAAATCTATGAAAGGCTCAgataatactatatatgaagTAGATGCTGCAAATCTCGGAGTCGCATCATACTATGTTACCAGAAATACAAGATGGGGTGTCAGCAATGTTGGAATATTCAATGATGCCTCAAGTCGAAACTATGTAATAAATAGTTCCCAACAGTTTCAAAACACATTGGATTCAGAATTATTCCAAACCGCGAGGATGTCACCATCATCCCTAAGATACTATGGTCTAGGACTTGAGAATGGAAATTATAGTGTCAAGCTTCAATTTGCAGAGTTTGCTTATCCAGATTCAAAGACTTGGGAGAGCACAGGAAGGCGAATTTTTGACATATATGTGCAGGTAGATACATATCACAATGCGCATTAATTTGTTtacctgattttttttctttatatgaaAATGTTCACTTGACATTTGCATAGGGTGTTCTGAAAGAAAAGAATTTTGATATAAGGAAAGCAGTTGGTGGAAAATCTTTTACTGCAGttaacaaaatatataataCAATCGTGTCGAAAAACTTCCTTGAGATCCATCTCTTCTGGGCTGGCAAGGGCACTTGTTGTATTCCAACTCAAGGTTACTACGGACCAATGATATCTGCACTAAGTGTCACCCCAAGTAAGCCCAACAATTGAATAATTTAACCTGAATAATGGATTATAGTATATTCTAATTACTAAAACCCTTTTTCCAGATTTTACTCCTACCGTGAGAAATGGAGagccaaaaaagaaaagtaagGCAGGTGTGATTGTCGGAATAGTGATCGGTGCATTAGTTTTAGGATCAGCAGCCTTAGTTGGAATCTTTATGTTGATAAGTAAGAGAAGAAAAGCGACCCAACAGCAAGAAGGTATCATCATTTATTAGTGCAGCTATTCAAAAATTGAAATTTTCAAATGGTTTATTCTTTCCCATGTGTACTGAAAATTGCAGAGCTGTACAACCTTGCTGGAAGGCCTAATGTCTTTAGTAATGCTGAACTAAAGTTAGCTACAGAGAATTTCAGTTCTCAAAATATGGTGGGAGAAGGTGGATATGGGCAAGTATATAAGGTTAGTGGCCCCCCAACTCAATCCGTGAAACTTATCTTACTAAGTTGAACTGCCTTTGCAATTTAATTGGTATATAATCAAAATATGTATGTAACCTAGAGATCTTCCTTTGGCAGGGTAAGCTACCTGATGGAAGAGTCATAGCTGTCAAACAACTTTCTCAATCATCCCATCAGGGAAAAAGCGAGTTCGTGACAGAGGTTGCAACAATTTCAGCTGTGCAACATCGGAACCTTGTGAAATTGCACGGCTGCTGCATTGATAGTAACACACCCTTGTTGGTTTATGAGTACctcgaaaatggaagcctagaCAGAGCACTCTTTGGTAAGTTCCATTTTGCTCATCACTAGCACCTGTTAAGCTCCTTGCTTCATGCACTCTCGAGAATTATCTTCTCTACATTAGACCATCATCTTAATTATCAAGACCTTATTTCTACATGTTCAGGAAGCAAAAGCTTTAATCTAGACTGGCCAACACGCTTTGAGATCGTTTTGGGCGTTGCTAGAGGCCTAACTTATCTTCACGAAGAGTCTAGCGTTCGCATCGTGCATAGAGACATCAAAGCCAGCAATGTCTTACTTGACACTGATCTCACCCCCAAGATCTCTGACTTTGGACTTGCAAAGCTCTATGATGAGAAGAAGACCCATATCAGCACAAAAATAGCCGGCACGCTGTATGAACATTTTATACCATGCTCTTATTCCGAGTTTATGTTCAAAACATAACCTAATATTTTTATCCTCACCTGACCTTTTCAAGTGGCTATCTGGCACCCGAGTATGCAATGAGAGGCCATCTGACTGAAAAGGCCGACGTTTTTGCATTTGGGGTAGTCGCCTTGGAGACTGTTGCTGGTCGACCAAACACCGACAACTCTCGTGAAGAAGATAAGATCTATCTCTTTGAATGGGTAAGCCTATATATTGATGATCTTTGAATCCAGGAGAACACATCAGCTGATGCTAGTCCCTAAAGTAATGTAAGCTGTGCATTTGCTAATTTATAGGCCTGGACACTATATGAGAGCGGGCAAGCACTCGGGATCGTAGACCCAAAACTCAAGGAATTCAATGAGAAGGAAGCCTTGAGAGTCATCTGTGCCGCACTCCTTTGCACTCAAGGGTCACCACACCAGCGGCCATCAATGTCCAGAGTCATGGCTATCCTAGCCGGAGATATTGAGGTGACTGAGGTGGTGACGAAGCCGAGCTACATCACTGAATGGCAGCTCAGAGGAGGAGGTGACACTAGCTATGCCACCAGCTCCTACTACTCTGGATCTACTACTGGTGAGTTcagggagaagagggagaccGCCCCTCTCAACTCGTATCCAGGGATAGCTGGACGCATTGACGAAGGAAGGTGAATGCAGAGCTGCAAAGTGCAAACCATTGTTGTTCCTGGTTTCAAGTGacaattttggatattattccTGCCTATATAATTGTATGTTGATGTAAGTTGCAGAAAACAAATACGAAAGTACTTATTCTGATTTTTTTCCATGATGACAAAACCAGTACTCGTAATTTCTAAACCCGATCTTCCACAGCATCTCCCAACTCGGTGGTTATGTTGTTCATATTAGTCATGTCTATTGCTGAGGATGGCAAcatgatcttttttttctgactagtaATAATGTCTTTACGTTGTACTAACAGGCTAGGCTTATACAATTAGAGATATGCTAGGAGGGTGATTGAGAATAGAACATTGGAACCGATGGTTACTTTTCGCGTACGATACTCATTTTAAGGTAGTAGTGATAAATGGTTACATGGCAAATCCTCATTTGATCTCGCGCCATCTCTTTGTGAGCATGTGACAAGGAGAATTGCTACCTGAAGAACGCGTTATGAAGCGCTAACAAAAACATCAGGGTAGGTTTACCAACCCCAACCCTCTGATGGAATATCTTCAACTTTGGGAAATTTGAACCGGGATTAAGTTCACTCTTGGAGTGGAAGAGATCAACTCATATGGACACCACATCTTCTTCAGATCAGGTGTGCTTACAAATTACAAGTTACAACTAGATCAGCTAACGGtcatttgtgtgtgtgtgtggggcaGGGGGTGGAAtaatttgagcattggaagctAATTTGGACAACTTGGGGCTCCATTTCGCTGCAGAATTTCAGTGTGGTTAGCATCGCTGAATCGTTGTTGGACTGCTGACCGATTGGGTCGTCGCAGTCTTGATCACCATGAATAATTCACACTATATATGTGTGTGGTGGAGGAGAACATGCAGCACTTGCTGACTACTTGATGTGTGTGTTGACAAGTGTGTTTGCTTCTGATCTGTGCTGTTCTTGGTTGGACCTGCACCATCAAACAACAGGGCCAGATGACGTTGTTTTCAGCAAGTAGTGGCGTCAGGCTTTGCAACAAATCACTAAGCAACATTGGTTAGTACTATTGGTCGCTTGGTGGATATGAAACCATAGGAATTTCAGGGCTTCAACTATTAGAGATGAGACCAAGTTGTGGTGTATTGCATTGGCCAAAAGACCTTAGAAGCATTTTCATCTTTGCCTTAatgttaaggaaaaagtacgaattacacccccgaactatcgcggtcgtccgaattaccccccgaaccacagaaccggacattcttcacccccaactatgaataccggacgaattacccccctcgacccaatccacggtggttttggtctacgtggcgtacacgtggcagtccagtcagcattctatttatttaaaaaattgtgggacccaccggtcatacacaattctctcttctctctctcacactctcTCACGACTctatctctccctcttcctctctctctctccctctctctcacagGGTCAGCAGCGGCGGGGGACACGGAGCGATGGCAGCCGCGGCGcgtgacgcggcggcggtggcggcggcgcgtggcgtggaggccgcggcggtggtggctgccgggaggcggaggcggtagcAGCCGGCGcgtggaggagcggcggcggacggcggcgtcgcagcGACGACCgagcagaggaggagggcggacggcggcgtcgcggcgtcggccgagcggaggaggagggcggacggcggcgtcgcggcgacggccgagcggaggcggcgcacgggggcgggcggcggacggcggcgtcgcggcgacggccgagtggaggaggagggcggcggctgcgggcgctgcgcacgggggcgggcggcggacggcggcgcggtgcagTAGCAGGGGCGATGagggcggcgtgcggcgcggcggcagggagGCGGGTGAGAGCGAGgtaggaggaggcgaggaggagggcggcggcggcgacggggaggaggcgcgggcgcggcgtggTGGCGTGAGGGAGCATGGCGTCGCAGCCGCCCCCGTGCTCCGTGCCCGCCCCCGTGCGCCGCGCCCgcagccgccgtgcgccgctcGCCCCCGTGAGCAGCGCCCGCAGCCgctgctctcctcctccgctcggccgtcgccgcgacgccgccgtccaccgcccCCGTGTGCCGCCTCCGctcggccgacgccgccgtccgccctcctcctctgctcggctgtcgccgcgacgccgccgtccaccgccgcTCCTCCACGTGCCGGCTgctaccgcctccgcctcccggcagccaccaccgccgcggcctccgcgccacgcgccgccgccgctgccgccgccgccgcgtcacgcgccgcggctgccgccgctgaccccgtgagagagagagggagagagagaggaagagggaaagacagagaagtgagagagaagagagttgtgaatgacaggtgggtcccacaaaattataaatagaatgctgactgaaCTGCCatgtgtacgccacgtagaccaaaaccaccgcagattgggtcgaggggggtaattcgtccggtattcatagttgggggtgaagaatgtccggttttgtggttcgggggataattcagacgaccgcgatagttcgggggtgtaattcgtactttttcctaatgtTAATGGGTGTATAGGAGTCTTTTAGACATTTTCTTAATATAGTGATACGTAGTTTTTCtgctcgttcgagaaaaaaaataacaaagaaTTAAATGGACAGCTTTACAAGGCTGTATGGATCATAATTATGCAATGGCTTGCTTGCAGTGAAGATCTAATCTACAGAGAAGAGGGGATTGCTACTTCTGACGAACTCAATGTTTGTAACAACCAAAATATTAATACCCATCAAAGCCCTATATAAAAAGAGATACGATCAGTGATACTATGTGTAAAACATGTACGATGACCTTAGTAGGTTGCTTAATATAACATTATTAAACAAGGTTGGCTATATCTTGGGGGACAGGGGGAGTATTAACTTCTAATTAAGCAGGTGTGTATTGCCAAAAACTTTATTAATATTTAGACAAGATTGTtgtttagaaaaataatattcaGACAAGATACTTGCTCAAATGCCATCCTCTGTCACTATCaatctacatatatatttgttggTGTTATGAAATACCTAACGCGCGTTCCATTGAATTTGTCAAAACATAACTAACGTTCAAGCACAATGTCCAGCAAATTATAATAATACTGACAATTAGTAACAATAAATTAAGGTACTGCAGTCCTTTTCGGTGTTTACTAGAGCCAAATCCATATCAAATCCAAATCAATCGCCATCTTTCAGAAGAGTATGTTGGCTCGAGTAAATAAATGTTTGAGATAGTACTATATTTTGAGTAAACTAGAGCCAAATTAAAATAATACCGACAACTATTAGCAAGGTACTTCCGTCCTTTTCAGGGTTAACTTCAATAGTACAACATCCAAATATATCCCATATAATCCAAATCAGTCGCCCTCTTTCAGTAGAGTACATTGTCTCGAGTAATTAATgtttgagaaaataaataaataaataaaataatgttTGAGAAACCTAGAGACTTTCaattaaatcttttttttattttttaagggcCGCTAGCTATCAAGATTTCTCAACACTTATCCGTTGATCTATGTGGTAGTTACATAGATGTTGTAGCCCAATTGGTACTAGAAAGTAGAAACCACAGCATTAGTTGTCCACTTGGAAAAAAAGTAATCTCAAATTTAATTATTTAGATTGGTTCACCAAAGTAGGTTGCTACATATTTATAGAGTAAAGTTGGAGTTGTACATATTTATAGATTGCGGACATATAATTTTCACATGGTTGCTACGGCATTTTTCTAAAATTCCTGCGTGCGAGTCATGTGAACCGAGTACATAAACAGTTAAAAACCCAAAGAAATTACCAATCCTACGAAAATCCATTCAAAAGCCCAATGGTCAAACTAGAACAAGAATGACCAATACACGTACTAATTATCTAATTATTGACTCATATAGTAATTAACATGGTACTCCATAATTTAGCTAGCATTCAATAATCTTCCTAGGGTCATGAGATTTCAGGAAACACAACATAGATATTTCACTGAAAAAAACCCTATGAACCTAATGAGCCTATAGTCAACTGTTGGTAGCACTGCTTGTTCCTTCAGCTAGAGATCTTTTTGTCGTTCATATAGGCACAAGTCATACAACGAGAGTTCACATTTAGATATGTATGGTCAAATATGAAAATcttgaaataaaaaaagttaagatTCATTATATACAAACAATATTAATAGGTTTTTCACGAATAATAAGGACCCTATATATACTTTTACTAATCTTTATAAATATACGattaaaaagatatataaaGTCTATAAGTGTAGTAAAAATTGTGCCAGTACTATTCTCGAATCGAGGCCGAGTCAAAAAGTGTAGAGGGAGAGTATACTTAACATTTCCATCATGCATCCAATGGGAATCGAGGCCGATCGAGTCAAAAAGTACTTGATATCATCAATTAATCCTGGGAAAATTGAAATGCTTAACATTTCCATCATGTGCATATCCAATGGGATAGATTGACAACGTCATGtcaactaataatttaatttctacTAACGTCACTTAGTTCATATGAAACCTTCCTAGCTTAATTGCTACTATCATGTTAAAATTAATATTGCGTAGCTGAGGATAAACATATAGTTTGGGGTGTGGATCCCTGGAGTTGCCTTCAAATCCACCAGGTGGATTTACTTAATCCAAGCCATCCCTTTAATTCGATGGATTAGATTAAATCCAATCCCTTCTCTCCTGGTTACTACTAGCCTACTTTCTTTCtccactattataaaaattgaagatgtttttgccggtattttggtacttcatccatgtatgagtcggtttttaagttcatttgcttttgaaaatacatattcgtatttgattcggtttttaagatcgttcacttttgataatacagaaagaatcatataagaaatctgttttttaaaaaaaactcgcatgctaacttgagacgatcggactctcctaactgcagctcatgattttctaaaaatatatatatccaagagAACTcctacagtgaatttcatcttaactaaaccatataataataataagattaaaataaacttcacccgttgcaacgcacgggtattttttctagtcaaaagaAATATAGGTTGTGTTCTTAGGTGAGGGAAAACGGAGCAATGGATTaatgtgtaattaattaattatatattagcttaaaaactttaaaaatggattaatatgatttttgaaagcaacttttctatagaaaacttttgcaaaacacgcaccgtttagcagtttgaaaagtgagCGCACAGTAAATGAGAGAGTGAGGTTGAGAACTTGGACTTAAGAACACAGCCATAATGTAGAGTCTATAAAAAACGTTATCTAGTATAGTAGAGAACATGTTACCTTCAAACTTTTCTGACAACAATTAGATaagaacaaacaaaacaaaaacattgCACCGATAGAAGCTTCTTGTTCTGTCGATTATTAGGATGAATGAGTTCGATAAAGGTCTCGATACCGTTAATTATTTTAACAACTcacttaaaaaagtttaaagataattattttttactccATGATGCTCTTCCGAGACAATTGATCTGAATGGACGGACTAAAAAAAGTAGATAGAATTATTTCTGCTGTAAATGTGTAATTGAAAAGACGTGATATGGCTACATCTAGCCTCTAGAAACAAAGCAAGGGGTCAGATTGGTCCAAATTCACTGGTTGGAGGTGACATGGCTAGGTTTATTATGGTGGAAGCTGCACACTGGTTCCGATCCAGTCTAAGATTTTGCACTAGCACGAGTAAAAAAGGCACATGCACACTTGCCGCTGTTTGTGATGTGCACTTGCCTTTGTCATTACAAACACTATATAATGCTCCGCGCTTTGTTGCAGATATATGTATTAGATAATGGAGAAATGATAAAATGATTTGGATtgtaatattatgaaaatgatttgagaatgatgattttGCATGTgcatgtttagttttagaatgaaataaattataaatataattactatatgcttgcatgtttaATAGGTTGATGTGACATGCTTGCATGTAGATTTTAGGAGGGCAAACAAATACTATGCTTACATGCTGAGGTTTACGTGCTTAGTGGGCATTAGCTTCATAGAAAGAAGTGATTAGATATACCTCTCTAATGGCAAATTTCAAAGGAGAGCCTCTAAATTTGGGATTTTCATACAGAGATAGAGACATTTTTAAGGTATTCTACCTATGATATTGTTTATTCTAGGAGACAACTTTaacacattatatatatatttgctaaATTGAGGCATTTTTATGCAATCATATGCAAAGGCATCGAGgtatattttaaatatatatatatagagagggaTTTTTAGGAGGTTAATTTATACTAGATAGGGAGATATAAGCAACATGACACATAGATAAACAAGTCATGAGATTAGGTTGAGATGGTTAGTGCATTGCCGACAATTATAATCTTATAAGAATAAAAATGcatgtggaaaaaaaatgctgcgtaaagacattttataaaatatctCATCATTAACTATGACAACTCATTATGAAGCATTGTTAGCTAGAATGCAATATTAAAATAATGTTTTTTACAATATTCATAAAACGTCTCCCCAGTATGTTTTTTTGTTGTAGTGCGTACGGATTCTCATTATTATCGGGATGCTATCTTTTTCATCGCGATTGTCACACGGTTGTTGTATGGTTTGCATCACGAAACTAGCCAGGCATTGGCCCTCGCCACCACCCTCCACTCAAGTGTCCCAGCAGGGCCGTCCCTAAGGGCGCGCGGCCGGAGCGACCGAATAGGGTTCCCATTTTCCAGGGGCCCCCCTATTGGATGTGGGTGTAGGGATGGTGCACGAATGTAGACAGATGTGAGATTTGTGACTGCTTCCAGCACTGCTTTGAAATATCTATGTATTGTATCTGGACTATGCTGAAACCAATCTTGAAGTGTTTCATTGGTTGCATTTTTTGCCACTGTATATAAGAATATAGCAATCTGCTCTTCTACTGAAACATATATTGTGTCAGTTAGGTACTCTTTCTCACGTAACTTATTGACTAGTGCATGAAAAATGTCGACCTCCATACGGAAGTTTCTTTTGCATAATCTTTCATGTCCTGTTAAAATCTCATGTACACGGCAACCCCCTGTAAGTTTTGACGTGTGCATTGGTCTCCTAATACAAGATGATTGTGATGAATCTCCTAAAGTAGGCAGAACAAAATGAATGAACTCATC encodes:
- the LOC4344912 gene encoding probable LRR receptor-like serine/threonine-protein kinase At1g56140 isoform X1, giving the protein MMRRRCSGSHGRQLLLLYWLVIACSWVAAAQAQQAPRTDPVEVAALNAILGRWGTNPPKTWNITGGDPCTGTAVDDTNIDDSPVVNPGIKCDCSFNNRTVCHITKLRVYALNVVGTIPAELESLRYLANLNLQQNYLTGPVPSFIGKLTFMQYLTLSINSLSGPLPKEIGNLTDLRSLGIGSNNFTGELPEELGNLTKLEQLYIDSSGFSGPFPSTLSKLKNLEKLWASDNDFTGKIPDYLGTLTKLVELRFQGNSFQGPIPASLSNLSNLTSLRIGDIVNGSSSLAFISNLTSLNILILRNCKISDNLRTVNFSKLGRLTLLDLSFNNITGEVPQSILNLNNLGYLFLGNNSLTGSLPDAKSSSLTNLDFSYNQLTGSFPSWVTNNNLQLNLVANKFNIRENNNRYLCHLSTSLCFLQNLFDHYFLMFYSITHSILPSGLNCLQQDTPCLLGSPEYYSFAVDCGSNKSMKGSDNTIYEVDAANLGVASYYVTRNTRWGVSNVGIFNDASSRNYVINSSQQFQNTLDSELFQTARMSPSSLRYYGLGLENGNYSVKLQFAEFAYPDSKTWESTGRRIFDIYVQGVLKEKNFDIRKAVGGKSFTAVNKIYNTIVSKNFLEIHLFWAGKGTCCIPTQGYYGPMISALSVTPNFTPTVRNGEPKKKSKAGVIVGIVIGALVLGSAALVGIFMLISKRRKATQQQEELYNLAGRPNVFSNAELKLATENFSSQNMVGEGGYGQVYKGKLPDGRVIAVKQLSQSSHQGKSEFVTEVATISAVQHRNLVKLHGCCIDSNTPLLVYEYLENGSLDRALFGSKSFNLDWPTRFEIVLGVARGLTYLHEESSVRIVHRDIKASNVLLDTDLTPKISDFGLAKLYDEKKTHISTKIAGTLGYLAPEYAMRGHLTEKADVFAFGVVALETVAGRPNTDNSREEDKIYLFEWAWTLYESGQALGIVDPKLKEFNEKEALRVICAALLCTQGSPHQRPSMSRVMAILAGDIEVTEVVTKPSYITEWQLRGGGDTSYATSSYYSGSTTGEFREKRETAPLNSYPGIAGRIDEGR
- the LOC4344912 gene encoding probable LRR receptor-like serine/threonine-protein kinase At1g56140 isoform X2 translates to MMRRRCSGSHGRQLLLLYWLVIACSWVAAAQAQQAPRTDPVEVAALNAILGRWGTNPPKTWNITGGDPCTGTAVDDTNIDDSPVVNPGIKCDCSFNNRTVCHITKLRVYALNVVGTIPAELESLRYLANLNLQQNYLTGPVPSFIGKLTFMQYLTLSINSLSGPLPKEIGNLTDLRSLGIGSNNFTGELPEELGNLTKLEQLYIDSSGFSGPFPSTLSKLKNLEKLWASDNDFTGKIPDYLGTLTKLVELRFQGNSFQGPIPASLSNLSNLTSLRIGDIVNGSSSLAFISNLTSLNILILRNCKISDNLRTVNFSKLGRLTLLDLSFNNITGEVPQSILNLNNLGYLFLGNNSLTGSLPDAKSSSLTNLDFSYNQLTGSFPSWVTNNNLQLNLVANKFNIRENNNSILPSGLNCLQQDTPCLLGSPEYYSFAVDCGSNKSMKGSDNTIYEVDAANLGVASYYVTRNTRWGVSNVGIFNDASSRNYVINSSQQFQNTLDSELFQTARMSPSSLRYYGLGLENGNYSVKLQFAEFAYPDSKTWESTGRRIFDIYVQGVLKEKNFDIRKAVGGKSFTAVNKIYNTIVSKNFLEIHLFWAGKGTCCIPTQGYYGPMISALSVTPNFTPTVRNGEPKKKSKAGVIVGIVIGALVLGSAALVGIFMLISKRRKATQQQEELYNLAGRPNVFSNAELKLATENFSSQNMVGEGGYGQVYKGKLPDGRVIAVKQLSQSSHQGKSEFVTEVATISAVQHRNLVKLHGCCIDSNTPLLVYEYLENGSLDRALFGSKSFNLDWPTRFEIVLGVARGLTYLHEESSVRIVHRDIKASNVLLDTDLTPKISDFGLAKLYDEKKTHISTKIAGTLGYLAPEYAMRGHLTEKADVFAFGVVALETVAGRPNTDNSREEDKIYLFEWAWTLYESGQALGIVDPKLKEFNEKEALRVICAALLCTQGSPHQRPSMSRVMAILAGDIEVTEVVTKPSYITEWQLRGGGDTSYATSSYYSGSTTGEFREKRETAPLNSYPGIAGRIDEGR